A genomic stretch from Sulfurimonas sp. includes:
- a CDS encoding Rho termination factor N-terminal domain-containing protein, producing MSRDELKKLSTKQLKAKCKELGLTGYSRLKEDELIDLILGSDEAAETYELDELLDGADESSETEDEVETEDEVETEDEAEDEVESSLVVFKKLIKGPFGFNGQTFKGSTFELSSEDAAHGKIKNAIAGNLIEIKK from the coding sequence AAAGCTAAATGTAAAGAATTAGGTTTAACTGGTTATAGTAGATTAAAAGAAGATGAACTAATAGATCTTATCTTAGGTTCAGATGAAGCTGCTGAAACATATGAGCTTGATGAATTATTAGATGGTGCTGATGAGTCGTCTGAAACAGAAGATGAAGTTGAAACAGAAGATGAAGTTGAAACAGAAGATGAAGCAGAAGATGAAGTTGAAAGTTCTCTAGTAGTATTTAAAAAACTTATCAAAGGTCCATTTGGTTTTAACGGTCAGACTTTTAAAGGTAGTACATTTGAACTATCATCAGAAGATGCTGCTCACGGTAAAATCAAAAATGCTATTGCTGGTAATTTAATTGAGATTAAAAAATAA